Genomic segment of Rhodococcus rhodochrous:
CCGCGCGGTCCTCGTCGCGGGCCGGACGAGACCAACGGTCACTCGTTCGACGGGCGCAACGGAGACGGGCGCAACGGCGACGGTCGTAACGGCGCCGGGCCGCGACCCGACGCCGACCAGGCTCGCCGGGAAGGTCTTTCGGGTCTTCCGCAGCGTCGTCCCGGTGCCACGCCGGGTCTGCCGCCGACGGACTCCGCACCTTCCCGCGACACCCGGCAGGACCAGCCGCAGGGACGGGACGCCCAGCAGGGTTCGGCGCATCGCGCACCCGCGCCGCCGCAGCGCCCCGCGTCCCCCGGTCTTCCGCAGCGCCGTCCGGGCGCAACTCCCGGCCTGCCGGGGCGGGCTGCCGGATCGTCTCCGTCCGTTCCGCAGAACCGGCCGCAGCAGCAGCCGGTGGCGGGACCGCTCGCAGGTGGCGACTCCGCGGGCCGACCGGACGCACCGAACCGTCCCGACCTGCCACAGCGTGCACCCGCGCAGGAGCCGCAGCGTGCACCCGCGCAGGCCGCGGACCGTCGGCAGCAGGAACCCTCGCCGGGTCTCCCGCAGCGTCGTCCGGGCAGCACACCCGGTCTGCCGCGTCGTCAGCCGGGCAGCACGCCCGGGCTTCCGCAGCGACCCGCTGCGTCGACCAACGGTTCCGAACCCGATTCGGCCGCAGCGGCTTCCGGTCCGAGCATCGCCGACGGCGGCTCCGTCTCGCCGCACAGCGACGCGCAGCAGGCGGCACGGCATCGTTACCGGACCAACTCGGCGAAGACGGCATCGTTCTTCCAGCCGCGGTCCGACCTCGCGTCGTCCCGTCCGCAGCCGGCGAACACCCCGATCTTCACCACGATGATGTCGGACTGGCTCGTCGACCCGACGAGCCTTCCGGAGGACCGCAGGAAGCGGGAGTGGCGCTCCGCAGCGGACGCGGGTTGGGAAGCCGCACAGCGTGCTACCGAGGCCCCCGTGGAGGAGCACACCACCGCGGGTCTTCCGCGGCGCGCTCCCGGCGAACGCCTGGTGCCGGGTGCCGTTCGGGCGCCGGCAACGGGTGAGTTGCCGAAGACCATTCGACGTCGAGACCCGGAAGCCATCCGGGCCAACTTGAGCCGCCATCAGCAGGGTGTCCGCAACGGGCGCGCCTCGGCGAATACCAGCAATCGCGAGAACGACGAACAGGGAGTTCGATGAATATTGATCATGGATCCGACGCAGCTCGTCCATTGGACTGGTTGGTTTCCAACTTCGCGCGCGAAGTCCCGGGTGTCTCGCATGCCGTGCTCGTGTCCGCCGACGGTCTGCTCATGGCCGCCAGCGCCCACCTCCCGGTGGATCGTGCCGAGCAGCTCGCTGCGGTGACCTCGGGTCTGGCGAGCCTGTCCAACGGTGTGTCGCAGCTGTTCGACGGCGGGGGTGTGCTGCAGTCCGTCGTGGAGATGCAGCACGGATACCTGCTGCTGATGAGCGTCGGCGACGGCTCGCACCTGGCGGCTCTGACCGCCTCCGAGTGCGACATTGGACAGGTCGGTTACGAGATGGCGCTCCTGGTCGATCGAGTGGGTGCTTCGGTCGAAGCCACCCCGCGGGTCGGTCTAGGGTCCTGACGTCGAGGTGGCCATGGAATCGCGGAAGCCGGAGTCGGTGCCGGACCAGCCCAGTCTGGTCCGGCCCTACTCCCTGACTTCGGGACGTACGAGTCCTGCGGTCGAACTGGCGTTGGAGGCGCTCATCCAGGCCATTCCGGGAACCGACGATCGGTCCCGGGATCTGGACAACATCAACGCCACGATCCTGGAGCTGTGCAAGGAATCACCCTCCGTCGCGGAGATCGCCGCGCGCGTGGGGGTGCCGATCGGCGTGGCACGCGTGCTCGTCGCCGATCTCGTCGAAGCCGGACACGTACAGATCCTGGCCACGCTGAAAGACGATTCGAGCGACGCGGAGCGTCGTGAGCTGATTGAAAGGGTCCTCAGTGGACTTCGCGAACTCTAACGCCACGAAGCGCGTGACCTCGACCAAGATCGTGATCGCCGGAGGCTTCGGCGTCGGCAAGACGACTCTGGTCGGGGCGGTGTCGGAAATCGTGCCGCTTCGCACCGAGGCGCTCGTGACGAACGCCAGCGACGGCGTCGACAACCTCTCTGCGACACCGCAGAAGGCGACCACCACGGTCGCCATGGACTTCGGCCGTATCAGTCTGGCCGACGACCTCGTCCTCTATCTGTTCGGTACGCCCGGACAGCACCGCTTCTGGTTCATGTGGGACGACCTGATCCGCGGCGCCATCGGTGCGATCGTGCTGATCGATACGCGTCGCCTGGACGAGAGCTTCGCCGCTGTCGACTTCTTCGAGGCGCGCAATCTCCCGTTCATCGTTGCCATCAACGAATTCGACGATGCGCCCCGGTACCCGCTCGAGGACATCCGTCAGGCGATGGCGATCTCGGCGGACGTGCCGATCGTGTCGATCGACGCGCGCGCCCGTGAGTCGGCGAAGCAGGCTCTGGTCACCGTCACCGAATACGCCCTGCGGAAGCTGCACCAGCCGGTGACCCAGTAATGGGGGAGGGCCTCGAACTCTTCACGATGGGCTCGTGGGTCACGGTCCTGGCCTATCTGACCTCGGCGATCGGGGTGTTCGTCGGTGTCACCGGTGCTCGACGGGTCCGCACCACCTCCAGTGATCGATTGCGTTCGTACTGGATGATTCTCGCTGCTCTGGTGAGTGGCGGCGTGGGTGTCTGGCTCGCCATGTTCCTTCCGATGGCAGGCTTCAACGTCGAGGACAGCGTGGTGCGGTTCGACACCGTCACCATCGTGTTCTCGATGCTCGTCGCGCTGGTGTCGGTGTACGTGGCGTTGCTCGTCGCGATTCCGAACAACGGTCCCGCCACCCTCGGCCGGACGGTCACGGGTGCTCTCGTGCTGGGCGCCGGCCTGGCGGGCGTGCCGTTCTCGGTCCTCGCATCGGTGCGGATCCAGGGCTCGCTGACCTTCGATCCCCTCTGGGTCGCCGCAGCGGTGGGACTGGCGATCGTGACGGCCGTGGGCTTCCTGGCCCAGGTGAAGACCGCGGACACGTGGCCCAAGCGCCTGCTGAGCAGCGCGTTGGCCGGTGCCGCCGTGATCGCGGTGCACTTCCTCGCCGCCGCGTCGGTTCGTGTGGAGATCGACCCCGCCGTGGTGGTCTCCGGTGGGATCGAGGTCTTCTCGATTCTCTTCCCGCTCTTCGTCGTCGGCCTGCTGCTGCTGGCCGTCCCGATCGTTCTGGTGCTCCAGGCCCCGGATCGTCTTGCGGCGGAACTGGAAGCGGAATCCGAGCGATGGGCGGCGGACGGTCCGGAAGAGCCCGTCGACGGTCGGATCTACTGAAATTCGCCCTAATTTGTTGTCACTCAACATATCTGGTTGAAATCCCGGAAGTGGAGTAGCCTTCTGTGCAGCGTCGGGGGTCGCTGTCGGTCTACTCGGCACGACACGGCCCGATGCGCCGTGCGTGCCGCTTCCTGGGGGGCAACATGTCGCACGAGGTTCACCATTTCTCCATGGGCGGTTGGCTTTTCGCTCTCGCCTACATCACGTCCGCGGTCGGGTGCTATGCCGGGCTGTCCTGCGCGCGCAAGGCTGCGAACGCGTGGACGTCGGTCGCCAGGACCCGATGGACACTCATGGCGGCGCTGTCCATCGGCGGCGTCGGAATCTGGTTGATGCACTTCATCGGCATGATGGGCTTCGACGTACCCGGCTCGACCATCCGTTACGACCTCGGGCTGACGCTGCTGTCCGTCGCACTCGCCGTGGCGGCCACCCTGTTCGGATTGCGGATCCTCGACACCGACGCGCAGTGGATCCGCGCGTTGCCGTCGGATATCCGACTCCTCGTCGGTGGCGTGATCATGGGGTTCGCCGTCGCCGGCATGCACTACAGCGGCATGGCCGCGGTGCGGATCCAGGGCGAACTCGAGCAGGGGAGGTCGTACGTCACGGCGTCCGTGGCGATCGGTGTCGTCGCGTCGATCGTCGCGTTGTGGCTGTCGCGGGTCGCGGAACGGCCCGCTGTACGGATCCCGGCCGCCGCCGTCATGGGATGCGCCGTGGTGGCACTGCACTACACGGGCATGGCCGGGATCGCGGTGACCGTCGATCCGTCCGCTCCGCATCCGGAGGGGATGACCATCATGACCCTGCTGTTTCCCGGTTTCATCATCGGTGTCACGTTGCTCGCGGTGCCGGTCGTGGCCCTGATGGCATCGGCGAGCACCCAGGACCTCGAGCAGGAGCGGGAGGTGGCGACCTGGTTCGGCGGGGGCGGAGCCGAGACGGCCTCCCGTCCTCACGGGCGACATGTGAAACGGTGATGTGATGTGAACGCCCACAGTGCGATAAGGTCTCTTACGCTGCTGGAGAATCGGGGTGCAGCTCGCATCGGGTAGGTCGTGGCGCGCGCCCACCGAGCGCGGTGGTGATAGCGCGCCGCTACGAGGACCTCACGTGTCGCACGACGTACACCATTTCTCCATGGGGATGTGGGTATTCTTCCTCTCCTACACCACCGCCGTGATGGGCTCCTTCGTCGGATTGTCGTGCGTCCGGCGGTCGCTCGAAGAACCGCGGCGCAGCGGCAACTGGTGGCTCCTCATGGCGTCGTTGTCCATCGGCGGTGTGGGCATCTGGCTCATGCACTTCATCGGCATGATGGGCTTCTCCGTGCCGGGGACGACCATCCGGTACGAACTGGCACCGACGGTCTTCTCCGTCGTACTCGCCGTCGTCGCGACTCTCGTGGGCCTGCGGATAGCCGACGTACACGATGTCAGCAAGCACCGCATTCCCGAATCGGTGCGGTTGCTCGTCGGCGGGCTGCTGATGGGCGCCGCCGTCAGCATGATGCACTACAGCGGCATGTACGCCATCCGCATCCGGGGCACGATCGAACACGAGACGGGGTACGTGATCGCCTCGGTGATCATCGGTGTCGTCGCCTCCACGGCCGCACTCGCGCTGGCCCGCCGCGCGCGTCGTCTCGAGATCCGCGTCGTCGCGGCCTTCGTCATGGGATGCGCGGTCGTGGCGCTGCACTACACCGGCATGGCCGGCGTGCGGGTCACCCTTGATCCGAGCATGCCCGCCCCGGAAGGCATGACCGTGATGTCGTTGCTGTTCCCGGCGTTCGTCCTCGGCATCATCGTCCTGGCCGTGCCGATCACCGCGTTGCTACTCGCCTCCAACCCGGAGGACGCCGTGCGCGACGCCCGGCTCGAGCAGTGGGCATCGGGGGTGGAACGGCAGGTCGACCGCGACCCGGTCACCGGATCCCACATGTGAGAGCTCGGTTCCGGACAGATCTCGGGCTGTGAAGTGCCTGTCCTTCTCGGCATCGGCTGACCTGCACCTATAGACTCGTGTGGTTGCGAGACGTCCGTCGGGCCGAAGGCCGGAGCCGGGCGTGCGAGCCGAGTAGAAGAAGGAGCTCATGACCGACACCACGTTGCCTCCGGAGGGGCCGGGGCACGACCGCATCGAGCCCGTCGACATCCAGCAGGAGATGCAGAGCAGCTACATCGATTACGCGATGAGCGTGATCGTGGGCCGTGCTCTGCCCGACGTGCGTGACGGTCTCAAACCGGTGCACCGTCGCGTGCTCTACGCGATGTTCGACAACGGCTTCCGCCCCGACCGCGGGTACGTGAAGTCGGCGCGCGCGGTCGCCGAGACCATGGGCAACTACCACCCGCACGGCGACGCGTCGATCTACGACACGCTCGTGCGTCTGGCACAGCCGTGGTCGATGCGCTATCCGCTCGTCGACGGCCAGGGCAACTTCGGTTCCCGCGGCAACGACGGCGCCGCCGCCATGCGGTACACCGAGTGCCGGCTCACGCCGCTCGCGATGGAGATGCTGCGGGAGATCGACCACGAGACGGTCGATTTCCAGCCGAACTACGACGGCCGCACGCAGGAGCCGACGGTTCTCCCCAGCCGTATCCCCAACCTGTTGATCAACGGTTCGGGCGGTATCGCGGTCGGTATGGCCACCAACATCCCGCCGCACAATCTCGGCGAGGTGGCGGAGGCCATCTACTGGGCGCTCGAGAACTTCGAGGCCGACGAGGAGACCACCCTCGCCGCCGTGATGGAGCGGATCAAGGGACCGGACTTCCCGACCTCCGGCCTGATCACCGGATCGCAGGGCATCCACGATGCCTACACCACCGGTCGCGGATCGGTGAAGATGCGCGGTGTCGTGGAGATCGAAGAGGATGCCAAGGGCCGCACCAGCATCGTCATCACCGAGCTGCCCTACATGGTCAACCCGGACAACCTCATCACGTCGATCGCCGAGCAGGTCCGCGACGGCAAGATCGCGGGCATCTCCGACATCCACGACGAGTCGTCCGACCGCGTCGGCATGCGCATCGTCGTCACCGTCCGCCGCGACGCGGTGGCCAAGGTGGTTCTCAACAACCTCTACAAGCACACGCAGCTGCAGACGAGTTTCGGCTGCAACATGCTGTCGATCGTCGACGGGGTGCCGCGCACGCTGCGCCTCGACCAGATGATCCGGTTGTACGTCAACCACCAGATCGAGGTCATCGTCCGGCGTACGCGGTACCTGCTGCGCAAGGCCGAGGAACGCGCCCACATCCTGCGCGGCCTGGTCAAGGCCCTCGACGCGCTCGACGAGGTCATCGCGCTCATCCGCGCGTCGCAGACCGTCGACATCGCGCGTGCCGGCCTGATCGAGCTGCTCACGGTCGACGAGATCCAGGCCGACGCGATCCTGGCGATGCAGCTGCGTCGCCTCGCCGCTCTCGAACGGCAGAAGATCGTCGACGACCTCGCCGAGATCGAGCGCGAGATCGAGGACTACAAGGACATCCTGGCCCGCCCCGAGCGGCAGCGTGCCATCGTCCGCGACGAGCTGAAGGAGATCGTCGACAAGTACGGCGACGAGCGTCGTACGCGGATCGTCGCGGCCGACGGCGACGTCAACGACGAGGACCTCATCGCACGCGAGGACGTCGTCGTCACGATCACCGAGACCGGCTACGCCAAGCGCACGCGTACCGACCTGTACCGCTCGCAGAAGCGCGGCGGCAAGGGCGTCAAGGGTGCCGAGCTCAAGCAGGACGACATCGTCAAGCACTTCTTCGTGACGTCCACGCACGACTGGCTGCTGTTCTTCACCACGAAGGGCCGCGTCTACCGCGCGAAGGCGTACGAGCTGCCCGAGGCGAACCGCACGGCCCGCGGTCAGCACGTCGCGAACCTGCTGGCCTTCCAGCCCGACGAGCGCATCCAGGGCGTCATCCGCCTCAAGACCTACGAGGATGCGCCGTATCTGGTGCTCGCGACCCGCAACGGCCTGGTCAAGAAGTCGCGCCTGTCGGACTTCGACTCCAACCGTTCGGGCGGCATCGTCGCGATCAACCTGCGTGGCGACGACGAGCTCGTCGGCGCGGTGCTGTGCTCCGCCGAGGACGATCTGCTCCTCGTCTCGCAGCAGGGCCAGTCGATCCGCTTCTCGGCCACCGACGAGGCGCTGCGTCCGATGGGCCGCGCGACCTCCGGTGTGCAGGGCATGCGGTTCAACGGCGAGGACAAGCTGCTCTCGCTCAACGTCGTCAAGGAGGGCACCTACCTGCTGGTCGCTACCTCGGGTGGTTACGCCAAGCGCACCCCGATGGAGGACTACCCGGTCCAGGGCCGCGGCGGTAAGGGTGTTCTGACCATCCAGTACGACCGCAAGCGTGGCAACCTGGTCGGGGCGCGCATCGTCGAGGACGACGACGAGTTGTACGCCATCACCTCGAGCGGCGGTGTCATCCGCACTGCGGCGAAGCAGGTGCGCAAGGCAGGCCGTCAGACCAAGGGCGTGCGGCTCATGAACCTGGCCGAGGGCGATACATTGCTCGCGATCGCGCGCAACGCCGACGAGCCGGACGAAGCCGACGCAGCCGGAGCTAAGGAGTCGTAAGTGAGCACTCCCCAGGGACCGAACGGGGCCGATCGCGGGCAACCCGGTCGGAAGCCGGAGGACCGTACAGAGAACGAGGTGAAGCCCGAGAACAAGGGCACGCAGCAGGGCCCGGCCTCGGAGCAGAAACCGGCGCCGGAGAACCGGCCGTCGCAGTCGTCCCCGACACAGCCTTCGCAGGCTCCTGGGACACCGGCGCAGGGCTCGTCCGCTCCCGCGGCGGGAGCTGCAGCGGATCCGGCACCCGCGCAGGGTTCGGCCGACCGGACGCCGGCAGCCGGGCAGAAGGCCGCCGAGCCGACGGCGAAGGCGGCGCAGGACAAGCCTGCTCGGGGCGACGCTCCGAAGTCCGGCGGTGCCTCGGCCGACGGTGGGAACGGACGGTCGGCTGCGGCCGATCAGCCGGCCACCGGACAGCAGCGCACCGCTCAGATGCCCCGCTCCGGCGGCCCGACCCCTCCCTGGCAGCGGGGAGCGGCGTCGGCGCAGTCGGGCTCTCCGCAGAACGCTCCGCAGACGAACGTTCCGGGTGTGGGTCCGGGTCTGTCGAAGCAGGGGGGCACGCCTCAGCGTCCCGCTGCGGCCTCGGCCAAGGGTTCCGAGACCGGAGGCCCGGCGCCGTCGACGCGTCCCGTCGTGACCGGCACAGCGGCTCCCAAGGCCGCCGGAGGAGCTCGCCCGGCCGGTGGCGGAGACTCCGCGCGCGGAGCGGGCGACCGGGCTGCTGCGGCGAAGGCGAAGTCCGCGGTCATCGACGGCCCGACGCGGCACATCGAGCGCAAGGATCTCGCCAAGGATCTGCCGGATCTGTCCGCGGTGAAGCATCCGTCGCCCGGCTCGCCGAGCACGGGGGAGACCCCGCAGGTGAGTGCTCCCAGCACCACCGCCGTTCCCACGGCGAGCCCCGCTGCCGGACCGCTGCGGGCCACCGTGCAGATCCGCCGCATCGACCCCTGGTCGATGTTGAAGATCTCGTCGGTGATCTCGGTGTCGCTGTTCTTCGTGTGGATGATCGCGGTCGGCCTGCTCTACGGCGTGCTGGCCGGCATGGGGGTGTGGGAACGCCTCAACAGTGCGTTCACCGACATCGTCTCCGACGCCGGTAGCGGTGCGCTCGTCTCGGCCGGCCAGGTGTTCGGCTACGCGACGATCATCGGCATCGCCAACACGGTGTTGCTGACGGCTCTCGCGACCCTCGGTGCGTTCATCTACAACCTCTGCACCGATCTCGTGGGCGGTGTCCAGGCCACCCTCGCAGACCCGGATTGACCTGCAGGAACACTGCCCCGCCGAGGCGATTTGTTTCCGGCGGCCCCGGTGGGGTAGTGTTCCATCTCGGTTCGAGGGCCTATAGCTCAGGCGGTTAGAGCGCTTCGCTGATAACGAAGAGGTCGGAGGTTCAAGTCCTCCTAGGCCCACTCCCGTGCCGGAAGGATGATCGGAATGAGGGTTCTCGCGCTTGTGGGAACCGGGATTCTGATCGTTCTCGGAATCGCTCGCATGCTTCGGAGCGAAGACGAATGGCACGCGGTTCCCAGCCGCTGATGCGGCGGACGGGGCCTTAGCTCAGTTGGTAGAGCGCTGCCTTTGCAAGGCAGATGTCAGGAGTTCGAATCTCCTAGGCTCCACAATCACATGAATACGGTTAGAGGGCGTTTCCGATCCTTCGGAAGCGCCCTTTCTCTGTTGCTGCACCACACTGTGTGCCCACATTCCACACTCGAAGGGTGACCGCCCGCCTCTCTCCACGACTCGCCGGAATCGTCGCCGCGCTGCCGCTGGAGCCGCACCTGCGGGTGCTGGAGATCGGGTGCGGTCCCGGTGCTGCAGCGCGAGCCGTCGCCGAACGGCTGACCACCGGGCACATCCTCGCCATCGACCGCTCCCGGGCGGCGATCGATCGACTGATCGTCTCGTCGGGCGACCTCATCGCGTCGGGACGGCTGAGTGCGCGCTGCGTGGCCGTCGAGGACTTCGTCGTGGAGGAGGACGAGGAGCTGTTCGACCTCGTCTTCGCGATCAGGGTGGGTGCACTCGATGGTCGGCATCCCGAAGCCGGCAGGGCCGCTCTGAGGCGGATTGCGGTGGCGACACGGCCGCAGGCGCGCCTGTTCGTCGACGGTGGTGACCCGCTCAGGGAGCTTCCGATTCCGAGGCGATCGTGAACGGTCCCGAATCGACGGTCCGTTTCACGTGAAACATCAGGACAGCGCGGTGGTGAGGACCCTGCGGATCGAGGTGCGCACCTCGTCGAGCCCGCGGCCGGATTCGATCAGTTCCGTGCCCTTGTGCACGAGAGCTGTGACGAGTTCGGCGTCGAGTTCGGGGTCTGCGACTCCCCGGGCGCGCAGCGCCTCGAGAAGTGGGAGGACCAGATCCTGGTGCATCGCGTGCATGCTCTCGTCGCTGAACGCCTGCGGTGTGAAGGTGGCGAGAGCACCGACGATCGCGTGTTCCCCCTCGGCGACCAGTTGCAGATTGACGTCGATGTACATCAGCACCCGCTCGGTCGGATCGGAGACCTCGTCCATCGCCTCGACCACGCGTTTGTTCCAGCGGGGGAACAGATCGACGACGACTGCGT
This window contains:
- a CDS encoding roadblock/LC7 domain-containing protein, producing the protein MNIDHGSDAARPLDWLVSNFAREVPGVSHAVLVSADGLLMAASAHLPVDRAEQLAAVTSGLASLSNGVSQLFDGGGVLQSVVEMQHGYLLLMSVGDGSHLAALTASECDIGQVGYEMALLVDRVGASVEATPRVGLGS
- a CDS encoding DUF742 domain-containing protein is translated as MESRKPESVPDQPSLVRPYSLTSGRTSPAVELALEALIQAIPGTDDRSRDLDNINATILELCKESPSVAEIAARVGVPIGVARVLVADLVEAGHVQILATLKDDSSDAERRELIERVLSGLREL
- a CDS encoding GTP-binding protein, whose product is MTSTKIVIAGGFGVGKTTLVGAVSEIVPLRTEALVTNASDGVDNLSATPQKATTTVAMDFGRISLADDLVLYLFGTPGQHRFWFMWDDLIRGAIGAIVLIDTRRLDESFAAVDFFEARNLPFIVAINEFDDAPRYPLEDIRQAMAISADVPIVSIDARARESAKQALVTVTEYALRKLHQPVTQ
- a CDS encoding MHYT domain-containing protein is translated as MGEGLELFTMGSWVTVLAYLTSAIGVFVGVTGARRVRTTSSDRLRSYWMILAALVSGGVGVWLAMFLPMAGFNVEDSVVRFDTVTIVFSMLVALVSVYVALLVAIPNNGPATLGRTVTGALVLGAGLAGVPFSVLASVRIQGSLTFDPLWVAAAVGLAIVTAVGFLAQVKTADTWPKRLLSSALAGAAVIAVHFLAAASVRVEIDPAVVVSGGIEVFSILFPLFVVGLLLLAVPIVLVLQAPDRLAAELEAESERWAADGPEEPVDGRIY
- a CDS encoding MHYT domain-containing protein, producing the protein MSHEVHHFSMGGWLFALAYITSAVGCYAGLSCARKAANAWTSVARTRWTLMAALSIGGVGIWLMHFIGMMGFDVPGSTIRYDLGLTLLSVALAVAATLFGLRILDTDAQWIRALPSDIRLLVGGVIMGFAVAGMHYSGMAAVRIQGELEQGRSYVTASVAIGVVASIVALWLSRVAERPAVRIPAAAVMGCAVVALHYTGMAGIAVTVDPSAPHPEGMTIMTLLFPGFIIGVTLLAVPVVALMASASTQDLEQEREVATWFGGGGAETASRPHGRHVKR
- a CDS encoding MHYT domain-containing protein, whose protein sequence is MWVFFLSYTTAVMGSFVGLSCVRRSLEEPRRSGNWWLLMASLSIGGVGIWLMHFIGMMGFSVPGTTIRYELAPTVFSVVLAVVATLVGLRIADVHDVSKHRIPESVRLLVGGLLMGAAVSMMHYSGMYAIRIRGTIEHETGYVIASVIIGVVASTAALALARRARRLEIRVVAAFVMGCAVVALHYTGMAGVRVTLDPSMPAPEGMTVMSLLFPAFVLGIIVLAVPITALLLASNPEDAVRDARLEQWASGVERQVDRDPVTGSHM
- the gyrA gene encoding DNA gyrase subunit A; amino-acid sequence: MTDTTLPPEGPGHDRIEPVDIQQEMQSSYIDYAMSVIVGRALPDVRDGLKPVHRRVLYAMFDNGFRPDRGYVKSARAVAETMGNYHPHGDASIYDTLVRLAQPWSMRYPLVDGQGNFGSRGNDGAAAMRYTECRLTPLAMEMLREIDHETVDFQPNYDGRTQEPTVLPSRIPNLLINGSGGIAVGMATNIPPHNLGEVAEAIYWALENFEADEETTLAAVMERIKGPDFPTSGLITGSQGIHDAYTTGRGSVKMRGVVEIEEDAKGRTSIVITELPYMVNPDNLITSIAEQVRDGKIAGISDIHDESSDRVGMRIVVTVRRDAVAKVVLNNLYKHTQLQTSFGCNMLSIVDGVPRTLRLDQMIRLYVNHQIEVIVRRTRYLLRKAEERAHILRGLVKALDALDEVIALIRASQTVDIARAGLIELLTVDEIQADAILAMQLRRLAALERQKIVDDLAEIEREIEDYKDILARPERQRAIVRDELKEIVDKYGDERRTRIVAADGDVNDEDLIAREDVVVTITETGYAKRTRTDLYRSQKRGGKGVKGAELKQDDIVKHFFVTSTHDWLLFFTTKGRVYRAKAYELPEANRTARGQHVANLLAFQPDERIQGVIRLKTYEDAPYLVLATRNGLVKKSRLSDFDSNRSGGIVAINLRGDDELVGAVLCSAEDDLLLVSQQGQSIRFSATDEALRPMGRATSGVQGMRFNGEDKLLSLNVVKEGTYLLVATSGGYAKRTPMEDYPVQGRGGKGVLTIQYDRKRGNLVGARIVEDDDELYAITSSGGVIRTAAKQVRKAGRQTKGVRLMNLAEGDTLLAIARNADEPDEADAAGAKES
- a CDS encoding DUF3566 domain-containing protein translates to MSTPQGPNGADRGQPGRKPEDRTENEVKPENKGTQQGPASEQKPAPENRPSQSSPTQPSQAPGTPAQGSSAPAAGAAADPAPAQGSADRTPAAGQKAAEPTAKAAQDKPARGDAPKSGGASADGGNGRSAAADQPATGQQRTAQMPRSGGPTPPWQRGAASAQSGSPQNAPQTNVPGVGPGLSKQGGTPQRPAAASAKGSETGGPAPSTRPVVTGTAAPKAAGGARPAGGGDSARGAGDRAAAAKAKSAVIDGPTRHIERKDLAKDLPDLSAVKHPSPGSPSTGETPQVSAPSTTAVPTASPAAGPLRATVQIRRIDPWSMLKISSVISVSLFFVWMIAVGLLYGVLAGMGVWERLNSAFTDIVSDAGSGALVSAGQVFGYATIIGIANTVLLTALATLGAFIYNLCTDLVGGVQATLADPD
- a CDS encoding class I SAM-dependent methyltransferase gives rise to the protein MTARLSPRLAGIVAALPLEPHLRVLEIGCGPGAAARAVAERLTTGHILAIDRSRAAIDRLIVSSGDLIASGRLSARCVAVEDFVVEEDEELFDLVFAIRVGALDGRHPEAGRAALRRIAVATRPQARLFVDGGDPLRELPIPRRS
- a CDS encoding TetR/AcrR family transcriptional regulator, yielding MPKISAATVAEHRAAQRRALLDAALELLAETPEQAPSLGDVARRAGLARSSVYNYFDSRDDLLHAVVVDLFPRWNKRVVEAMDEVSDPTERVLMYIDVNLQLVAEGEHAIVGALATFTPQAFSDESMHAMHQDLVLPLLEALRARGVADPELDAELVTALVHKGTELIESGRGLDEVRTSIRRVLTTALS